From Jeotgalibacillus haloalkalitolerans:
AACGCCTTCCTGCCACCCTCTGGCCAGACAGAACCGGCCATAGCGTACATGGATGGAAAAACGATCCCTGAACCAAAACCAATGAAAATCATAAAAAATACATAATGCGGCCATCCATGCCAGATCATCAATCCGCCAACTGCAGTGAGCGTAATGAGAATCCCTGACATAATTGATTTGTAACCGCCAATTTTATCAAACAGTACCCCGCCAAGCAGGTTACCAAGCACACTCGCGCCTGCGTTTGCCATCAGCACCAGACCGGCAGTTGTAAGTGACTTTCCAAGCTCTCCACTGATATAAATTGTATTTAACGGCCATAAAAAAGAAGCCCCCGTCACATTGATCGCCATTCCAATCACTAAAAACCATAAAGCACGCGGCACTGCTGTCCCTCTTTTCATATGTATTTCGTGTACCAAATTATTTTAACGGTTTACTTGAGCGAAAACAAGATCATGTCAAGAAGATGGAGGATTCTTAATATTTGGTTTATGTGGTAATGGTTTCTGCAGCCAAGGAGGCTGTCATGACGTTCGATTCTGCTGGTGGTGCAGTGGGATCCGGCTGATACAACGTCTAACCCAGGTGTATCACTACCTCAATGAACGAAATACGACGTTCAACGGTTATAATATCTACGTCATTTACAAAAACATGACGTTCGGACTTTCACCACACACTCTTAAGAAACAGCTTTTAGTTTCCCGGAATTCATTAACAGGGTGGCTGCTATCACTATCATCGGTTTTCAACATTCAAATGAGTATTTCAATGACTGAATCACATACCCAGCTAAGGATTTCCGGGGAGGACGGAGACTCCCTCCCCAGGAAAGGACAGGTGAGATCCCGCAAGGCGAAGCCTGAGGAAGCTCACCGTCCGGGGGCAGTAAAGCACAGTCTTCCCCGGAAATCCTCAGCGTTACGTCTAGCGCTTTTTAATCAATCCGCCTCCATTCAGTAGTCCCCTTCTGCAAATCATGGTAGAATGCCTAGAGTACGCTAATAGCAATGAAGGAGGTTCACACCTTTGGCAACAGAAAACCCTTTTCAATATGCGGCTGATAATAAGCGCTATCATACATGGAACTATCATTTAAGAAATCATTTTGGACATAAAGTATTTAAGGTCGCGCTTGATGGCGGCTTTGACTGCCCGAACCGTGACGGCACTGTCGCGCATGGGGGCTGTACATTCTGCAGCGCTGCAGGATCCGGTGACTTCGCCGGAAACCGGGTTGATCCGCTTGAAGTGCAGTTTAACGAAATCAAGACGCGTATGCACCGCAAGTGGAAGGAAGGCAAGTATATGGCTTACTTCCAGGCATTTACAAATACACATGCACCTGTTGAAGTGCTTCGTGAAAAATATGAAAAAGTGCTCGGCTTTGAGGATGTCGTCGGCCTGTCGATCGCAACACGCCCTGACTGTCTTCCTGATGACGTTGTTGATTACCTGGCTGAGCTGAATGAAAGAACTTATCTGTGGGTTGAGCTAGGACTTCAGACAGTGCATGAATCAACAGCTGATATGATTAACCGCGCACACGATTTTGAATGCTATAAAGAAGGCGTTAAAAAGCTTCGTGACCGCGGGATCAGAGTCTGCTCTCACATTATTAACGGGCTTCCCGGTGAAGACCGTGACATGATGATGGAAACGGCTAAAGCTGTAGCTGACCTTGACGTACAGGGTATTAAAATCCATCTACTCCACCTGTTGAAAGGAACGCCGATGGTCAAGCAATATGAAAAAGGGCAGCTGGAATTCATGTCTCAGGAAGATTATGTCGAGTTAGTCTGCGATCAGCTGGAAATTCTTCCGCCTGAGATGATTATTCACCGCATTACAGGGGATGGACCGATCGAATTAATGGTTGGACCGATGTGGAGCGTAAATAAGTGGGAAGTACTGACTGGTATTGACCGTGCATTGATTGAAAGAGGCTCATGCCAGGGCAGCAAATATGTAAGCGGGGTGCGATCATGAATCTGGACAGAATCCTTCCATATACAAGAACACTTTTAGAAAGAGCGGTTAAACCGGGGGAAGTGGTCATTGATGCCACAGTTGGAAATGGCAATGACACATTGTTTCTTGCACGGCTCGTCGGCGAGCATGGCAGGGTTTACGGATTTGATGTTCAGTATGAAGCCATCCAGGAAACAACGACCAAACTTGAAGAACATGAACTGAAAAACCGCGTCCTGTTATTTAATCAGGGACACGAAACGATTGAAGAAACCCTTCCACCCGTTCACCACGGGGCAGTTGCCGGTGCAATCTTTAACCTCGGTTATCTGCCTGGCGGTGATGAGACGATTGTCACAAGGCCGCGTACAACAATTGCCGCAGTTGAGCAGTGTCTGAGCGTCATGCGTTCAGGTGGCATGATGATTCTTGTGATTTATCACGGACATCCAGAAGGTGCAGTTGAGCGGGATTACCTGTTACGCTACTGCGAGAAAATTGATGGACTTGAAGCCCAGGTGCTGCGCTATCAGTTTATTAATACGCAGACACCATCACCGTTTATTCTGGCCATTGAAAAGAAATGAAAAACAGCCATGTGATCAATCAATGATCACATGGCTGTTTTAGTGTTCTAAAAGGAATAAAACGTTCTGCTTCGAGCGACCTACAGCATTCTCTCCGCAATCCGCTTAAATGAATTCAGTTTATCCTCAAAATCATACGCAATTGTCGTCAGCATAATTTCATCTGTATCATATTCTTCTGCAAGTCTGTGCAGTTCTTTTTCAACATGATCAACATCACCAATGACCATGCGCTTCCGGTTCTCAAGGATACGCAGCCTTTCAAAGTGGCTGTAGTCATAAGACATTGCTTTTTCAGGACTTGGTGTGCCTTTAGATGGCATGCCCTGCTCCAGCATGACCATAGAAAGATCAAGGCTTGATGCGATCCGCTCTGCATCCCCCATTGTTTCACCGCAGATTGTAAATACGGCAACTGAGTGCTTTGGTTTGCGATAGTATTTTGAAGGCTTAAACCGTCTCAGATATTGCTGGGTATATGACGGTCCTCCCTGTCCGTTAATAAACAGCGCAAATGTATAGGGCACACCCATTTCAGCTGCAAGCGCCGCAGAGGATGGACTTGAGCCGAGCATCCAGAGGTCCGGAACTGTCTGTGTGACTGGTGTCGCTTTAATGTTGCCGTATGGATGATCCTCTGGCACGTCATCATGCAGGTATTGCAGCAGTTCTGCAACCTGTTCAGGGTACCGGTTCACGTCACGCGGCTTCCCGTCTGACAGTGCGTAGGATGCTCTCGGCATTCCACCTGGCGCACGGCCGATACCGACATCAATCCGGCCCGGTGTCAACCCTTCAAGCACTTTAAAGTTTTCAGCTACTTTATAAGCACTGTAATGCGGCAGCATCACACCGCCTGAGCCTACTTTGATCCGTTCTGTTTTCGCTGCTAAATGGGCAATCAGCACTTCCGGGGAAGACCCTGCGAGTGTCGGCGTATCATGATGCTCAGATACCCAGAACCGCTTGAATCCAAGGCGGTCAGCAAGCTGTGCGAGTTCAACCGTCTGCTCAAGCCCCTGTTCTGCTGTGCCTCCTTCAGAAATAGATGACTGATCTAATATACTTAATGTCAATGACATAAACTTCACTCCTCTCATCCACCATTATTGTAAAAACCATTTAAAAAGTCGAATATTCCGCTTAGCGAAACATTCGACCTTTTATTATATACGGCTTTCTTTTACATAAATGCTCCCTGACAGAACCTTCATGACATTTCTGTATGCTCTTCCGTTAATATAAAAGAAAAAGCTGACTGCTCCACTGGAACGGATCATTTTTCTCGCAAGGCTACGGACCTTTTTCTGGCTGTTCACTTTATCGTCAGACAGATATACGCCGAGAAGCCCCCTGTTGATCAGCATGTGGAATCTGCTGTGCGGCAGTTTCTTTGTATGTCTGTCCGCCTCCTGGACGAAATGCTGAAGTCTTTTGAAGAGGTTTTCAGGATCTTTATAGTAAAAACAGAAATTTAAATCCCCCTCTTCCCTATCTTCTTCCTGATCAATAAAATAATCGAGCAGAATGTGAAGCCCCTGTATGTAAGGAAAATACCCTTCCCTGATCACAGCTGCATATTCAGGTTTAAAATCCGGTCTGAGTGCATAGGAGACAAGGCAGAAAATGCCGAGAGTTGAGCCTGTACATGCTGAAAACTCAAACCATTCCATCTCAGGAAAGTCACTGCGGTGTGTTTCAAACCACTGCTGCAGCCGTTCTTCCCTTTCTTCCTCAGCAACGTGCTTATGGATCTGAAGCTCACAGTAAATATGCGAGAGATAAAGTAACTCATCCTTAATCAATGGATAGTTCGGAATTCTCGAGAGAACCTCCTGACAGCGGGTAACCAGTCCTGCTAAATAGTGATTCTCACTATCATCTCTCATTTGATAATAATTACCCGGGACCGCACCGACTGTTAACGCATCCCCCATTGCCTGATGAAGTGCTGCAAAGTCCTCCGGATCCAGTGAAGTACTGCGGTCACACAGATTATCAAGGTAATCACTGATCGTCTGATAGGCCACGATGAATTCAATGGCATCACGCTTCCCTTTTAATGCCAATAGAGACAGTATTCCACCGCCTTCACAGTGAAAAGCTTTATCTGTCAGACTGTCGAGCGCCTGCTTCCTTAATTCCTCATTTTCAATCTGCAAAGCTTTTTGTTTCCAGGCATAGAGCTCCCTGTGTACAATCGGAAATACTTTGCGGTATACCTGATTCATCAGAAATAACGGTTCATTCGGAACTGCCATGTGCTTCCACCTCTTTTATAAATCATAGCCGATTGATCTTAAACGATTTTTGACAAATGATTCTGCGTAGTGAAAAACTTCATCCCGTTCTGGTTCATTGAATAGTTCATGATAACATTGTGTCCACTCTTTATACTGAAATTCATTAAGGTTATGTGAGAGCAGCCATTTCTTCCCGACTGCCGTATCGACAAGCTTATTCTGCCCGCTTTGCATTAAGAGTAACGGGATATCAGGAAATTCGCTGTCCTCTGCCAATGTCTGTTTCATTGCAAAAAGCATTTCCCTGTACCATCTGACTGACACCCTTGATACGTAAATAGGATCCTCGAGGTCAAGCTCTATAATCTCTTCATTACGCGTAGCATCCTGCACAGTAAAGCCAAAGGTAAAGCGGTGCTCCGGCGATAACCTGTTCAGACTGCCTGAAAGCAGATGACTGAACTTTGACGGTGTATGCTCATAGGCAAAGCTTGGATTAGACAGCATTAATCCGGCAATTTCATATTTCTTTTTATACATCATTCTGACTGCGATTAAGCCGCCCAGTCCCTGCCCAAGTATAAAGATAGGCAGGTTAAATAACATTGCTGCTTCAATCCACTGGCCGACCGCCGTCTCATATTCTTTAAAAGAGTCAATATGTCCTCTTTCTGTACGCTTGACCATTCCCTGCCCCGGCAGGTCACCCATTACCACGTGATAGCCTCGCGCGCGCCACATTTCAATTAACCAGCCGTATCTGGCATGATGCTCAAGTTCCCCATGAATCATCACGATCACACCATGTGCAATTCCATCTGTTTCCCATTTCCACACGACAAGAACACCTGCCTTTCAAATTCTTAGAAGTCTGTATTGTGAAGTATTCCGTGTGCCTGTGTTAAAATAAACTATATCATATTTCATATTGGACACAGGAGTGATTTGATGATTCTTTCATATAAAGGACATACCCCTTCTATTGACGAAAGTGTATACATATCAAAAACATCCACTGTATCAGGGGATGTAAAAATCGGTCCTGAATCCAGCGTCTGGCCGGGAGCTGTTATACGCGGTGACGTATCCCCGACAAGAATCGGTCAAAAAGTAAATATTCAGGATCTGTCCATGCTGCATCAGAGTCCGAATCTTCCGCTCATCATTGAGGATGAAGTGACAATCGGGCATCAGGTAACCCTTCACAGCTGTACAATCCGGAAACACGCATTGATCGGAATGGGATCTATTATTCTCGATGGTGCAGAAATCGGAGAAGGCGCATTTATTGGAGCCGGCAGCCTCGTCCCACCCGGCAAAAAAATTCCTGCAGGGATGATGGCATTCGGGCGCCCGGCAAAAGTTGTGCGCGAAGTGAATGAAGAAGACCGTGCTGATATGCAGCGGATTGTGAGAGAATACGCTGAAAAAGCACAGGCTTATAAAGAGGCTGAAAAACTTCATGCTGGAGATGATGTCTAATGAGTGACCACTATGCTGATTGAATCGTTTGGTAATGATTCATTCATACTCCTTACAGGCTTACTGCTGATCACAGGTATACTGGTAGCGAAATTCTCCAATAAATGGGGGCTGCCGGCGCTTGTATTGTTTATTGTGATCGGGATGGCCGTTGGCAGTGATGGTCTTGGTATTGTTTATTTCGATGACGCCCGCGCAGCTCAGCTGATCGGGATTTTTTCACTGGTTATTATTCTTTTCGAAGGTGGTATGCAGACGAAGTGGGAAACTGTCCGCGCAGTTGCACTCCCTTCACTTTCGCTTGCTACATTCGGTGTCATCATAACTTCTGGCATTGTGGGGTATGCGGCATATTTGATATTTGATGTCACGCTGCTCGAAGGATTACTTTTCGGTGCAATTGTCGGGTCAACAGATGCTGCTGCGGTTTTCTCGGTTTTAAAGGAACGGAATATTAAAGCCAAAATGGGTGCTACACTCGAAGCGGAGTCTGGAACGAATGATCCAATGGCCGTTTTCCTGACCTTATCATTTATTGAACTGATTTTGAATGAAAACTCCTCGATCTGGGGTTTGATTCCTTCTTTTATTCTTCAGATGGGTGCGGGTCTTGCACTCGGACTGATTCTTGGACGAATCGCTTCTTTCGCACTGAATCGGATCAAGCTTGATTCAAGTGGACTTTATCCAATCTTTTCGGTTTCATTTGCACTATTAACTTACAGTGTTACTGCAATCATTGGCGGTAGTGGCTTTCTGGCAGTTTATGTGGCTGCATTAATTATAGGAAATAACGAATTAACGTACCGCTATTCTATTTTTCAGTTTAATGAGGGCTTCGCCTGGATGTCTCAGATCCTGATGTTTATTATCCTTGGGCTGCTAGTCTTCCCTGGTGAACTATTCTCTGTCAACATTGTCATCAGCGGACTGATTCTTTCAGTGATTCTGATCTTTATCGCCCGGCCGATTGCAGTTTTCTTATCAGTTGCAGGAATGAAATATAAAATGAAGGAAAGAATCTTCATTTCATGGGCCGGCTTAAGAGGGGCAGTCCCAATCGTTCTGGCAACATTCCCTGTCGTGGCAGGTCTTGAGAACGGTCAGCTTTTCTTTAATGTAGTATTCTTTATCGTCCTGACGTCTACATTACTTCAGGGCTCTACCATTTCTTATGTAGCAAAAAAGCTTGACCTTGTCGGACCGAAGAAAGATACGCCTCACCATTCTCTGGAGCTCATTTCGATTGGTAAAGCCAATGCGGAAATGATCCAGTTCCATACGAATAGAGACGTGGAAATCGTCGGGAAAAAGCTGAAGGATTTGGAATTCCCGCATCAGGCGACGATTAGTGCAATCGTGCGTAACGATCAGCTGATTAGCCCCTATGGTGAAACTCAGATCAAAGCTGGAGATTTCCTGTATATTCTTGTGAATACAAAGCATAAGGACGAAGTGAAGAGACTGCTTGAAGAGAAAAAGAAAAAGCCGCAGGACGCTGCCGGTAAATAAAAGTAAAAGGCTGGGACAAACGTTTCAGCCTTTTAAAATCGTTTCGCTGCACTTCAGGCGGACGCTTTCCGGACGGAGGTCGCTAAGCCTCCTCGCCTTCGGCTGCGGGGTCTCAGCTTCCCTCTATTCGTCCCGGAGTCGCCGCCTTACGCTCCGCTACACTAAATGTACTTTCAATAAAAAAAGTTAGTCACCTATTATCTTTTTGCCATACTCGCTTTTTACTTAAACTCCATTTCAATCTTCCCATCCTTTAACACCAGACGGGCACTGAATGTTTTACCTGCTTTACTTTTAAATCCTTTGATCATCCCGGTCTTTCCTTTTTCACAAAGCGCCTTGATCTGCGCATCCGAGATTTTCTTTTTCAAGAGCATTTTAGGCAGCGTCTGTCTGCATCCCTGCTTGTAATCACTGCACCCAAAGAAGCCGCCTTTATCCACCATGACGCCTTTTTTGCACCTTGGACAAACAGGCATGACAGAGGATTTTTTCTGAGCGCTTCCCGCAACGGCTTTGACATTTCCCATCTGTTTGGGCGCTTCTGTAATCATATGCTGAATGAATTTTGCGATATTGTTTAAAAAGGCTTCCTGGCTACCTTCTTTTCTGCCGATCTTTTTTAAATACGTTTCCCATCTCGCCGTCATTTCAGGACTGCTTAACAGCGTTCCTCCAATGACCTGACAGAGCGTGACACCTTTGTCTGTGACTGAAACTGTATTTTTTGTCACCTTAATATACTGCTGCTTTTTTAACGTATCAATAATAGAAGCACGGGTCGCCTCTGTGCCGATTCCTTCAACTTCCTTCAGCATTGCCTGATCCTGTTCATCTTCAAGCATTTTGCCGGCCGTTTTCATCATCGTGATGAGCTGACCCTCTGTGTACGGTTTAGGCGGCTTTGTCATATCATCTTTAATATTCACAACTGATGCGATTACATCACCTGTTTTAAGCGCAGGGAGGATCGTATCTTTTTTCTCCTTTTCGCTGAACAGCTCTTTCCAGCCGCGCTTTTTCTCAACTGTTCCTTTCACGCTGAAAATGAGTCCCTGGATATCTACATCAATCTGCGTTTCTTCATAATGATAATCATCATGGAACATTGCAAGGGTGCTGCCGAGAATTTCGTTATAAATGTTTTTTTCCATTGGCTTCAGTTTTTCAATTCTGTCGGTCGTCAGCACTTTTTTAGTTGGAATAATCGCATAGTGCTCCTGTACTTTGCTGTCCTGTACATACTTCGGCCGCGGCTTCGGGTGAGCTGTTTCAAAAGATGTCCCTGCTGCAGCTTTCATAGCGTCAAGCTGACCGGATAAATAACGGAATTCACTCATCGTGATGAACTGACAATCTGTACGCGGGTAGGATACCAGCTTTTTTTCATACAGATCCTGCACCGTTTTCAGTACGTTGGATGGACTGTATTTATAGCGTCTGTTCATTTTTGCCTGCAGTGATGACAGACTGTGCAGACTCGGCGCCTGCATCTTCTTCAGCTTTTTCTCCGCTTTTACGACTGTCCCTTTAGTTTCAGCATTATTTTCGATCCCATGCTGCTTCAGCGTATCTTCTGCTTCTTCTCTCTTTTTAAAAGTGGTTTTATGCTTTGTCTGAAAAGCCTTTCCACTCTCTTTATGGTCCGCAATCAGCTGAAAGAACGGTTCAGGCTTAAAGTTTTCAATCTCATGCTGCCTCTGCCAGATCATATATAAAGTCGGCGTCTGAACACGCCCGAGACTGAATGGACCATCTACCCCTTTTTCCTGTAAAAGCAATGTGTAAAGCCTTGAGATATTCATTCCGACCAGCCAGTCACTGACCTGTCTCGTCTGCGCTTCATCATATAGTGAAAGATAATCTTCACCATTACGCAGCTCCTGAAACCCTTTTCTGATCACATCTTTTTCAAGCGAGTTAATCCATAAACGCTTTGTCGGCTTATGCATCATTCCTGCCTGCTCAATAATGGACCTTGCAATATTCTCCCCTTCTCTGTCACTGTCAGTCGCTACAACAATCTGATCTGCTTTTCTGAGAAGTCCTTTGACAATATTGAATTGTGCACGCTTTGCGTATGGCACTGTAAACTTAAATTCTTCCGGAATCATCGGCAGCGTATCAAGCTTCCACCGCTTCCACTCAGGCTTGTACTTCTGAGGTTCCTCTAATGAAACTAAATGACCGAATCCCCATGTAATAGCCGCTCCGCCCGGGAACAATGGATCTTCAATATGAAAATAGCCATCTGTTTTTCTGGATGTGTGAAAAGCATCTGCATAGCTTTTTGCCTGTGAAGGTTTTTCTGCGAGAATGACTGTAAACAAAGGAATTCCTCCTAGTATTGGTCCGAAGCATCAATCGGGGATTTGTGTTCTTATCATATCATGGGACGGGTGAGATGGCGAACACTTATTCTGGGGTGTGGTTCGTGAGGGGAGGTTCGGAGAATGATTGTCGATGTTCGGAGATTACATGCCGGTGTTCAAAGAATAACAGGAGGTGTTCGGAGAAAAAACGGGGTGGTTCAAAGAATATCACGCCTTGTTCTTAGAAAAGTGAAATTTGACCTATGCCCAATCAACAAAAAATCCGGAATATATCACAAAAGATATATTCCGGACGGTTGTTATTAATATTATACGTTAGCGTCTTTCTTCAGCGCATCTGCTTTGTCTGTTCTTTCCCATGGAAGGTCAAGATCATTACGGCCGAAGTGTCCGTAAGCAGCTGTCTGCTTGTAGATCGGGCGGCGAAGGTCAAGCATTTTAATAATGCCTGCAGGACGAAGGTCAAAGTGATTACGGATCAGCTCAACCAGTGTATCCTCTTCCACTTTACCGGTACCGAACGTGTTAACAGAAATTGATACAGGCTGCGCTACGCCGATTGCGTATGCAAGCTGTACTTCACATTTATCAGCAAGGCCTGCTGCAACAATGTTCTTTGCAACATAACGTGCAGCATAAGCACCTGAACGGTCAACTTTAGTTGCATCCTTACCTGAGAATGCACCGCCGCCGTGGCGTGCATATCCACCGTAAGTATCTACGATGATCTTACGGCCAGTCAGACCAGCATCTCCCTGAGGTCCGCCGATTACAAAGCGTCCAGTCGGGTTGATGAAGTATTTAGTCTCTTCATCAATTAATTCTGCCGGTACCACGTGATTGATCACGTGCTCCTTCAGGTTACGCTGAATACGCTCAAGACTGACTTCCGGGTGGTGCTGTGTTGAAATAACAATTGTATCTACGCGAACCGGCTTGTCATTTTCATCATATTCAACTGTTACCTGTGTCTTACCATCAGGACGAAGGTAAGGAAGGATATCTTCTTTACGTACTTCAGTCAGACGGCGTGACAGTTTATGTGCAAGTGAAATTGGCAGTGGCATCAATTCAGCTGTTTCGTTATTTGCATAACCGAACATAAGCCCCTGGTCGCCGGCACCGATTGATTCGATTTCAGCGTCAGTCATTTGGCTTTCACGGTCTTCAAGCGCACGGTCAACTCCTGCAGCGATGTCAGGTGACTGCTCATCAATAGAAGTTAATACTGCACAAGTATCCGCATCAAAACCGTATTTAGCACGTGTATAACCGATTTCCTTGATCGTCTCACGCACGATCTTAGGGATATCTACATAAGTAGAAGTTGAGATTTCTCCCGCTACCAGAACAAGTCCGGTTGTAACAGAAGTTTCGCACGCCACGCGGGCATTCGGATCATCCTTCAGAATTGCATCAAGAATTGAATCAGAAATCTGATCACAGATTTTATCCGGATGTCCCTCAGTTACGGACTCGGATGTAAATAAACGACGTTTAACAGACATATAAGTCTCCTCCTTGTGAAGCAAATAGTCGACGGTACTCATTACCCTTAGAGATCGAACGTTAACCTACCAGATCATCCAAGTTTCGGCTAAAAATAAAAGAAACCTCTCCCCAATTACATGTTTGAGGAAAGGTTCATAATCAGTTCGCCTTTCACTCTTATCGTTCAAGACAAAAGTCTTGCTCCAGGTTAGCACCTTCGCTCTAAATTGTTGGACCGCAAAAGCATCATGCTTTTTTGCAGAGCAGGTTGCTGGGTTTCATAGGGCCTGTCCCTCCACCAGCTCGGGATAAGAGTATCCGTTCAAAAAACTATCATACGGAAATGCATGTCCAATGTCAATCATAATATACAATTATAGATAATAAGTTAGTTTCTACATAAATGTATCTTAGTATCAGCAGCGTTGATCGCAGTGGAAGGCGGCGACTCCGGGACGATTAGTTGGAAGCTGAGACCCCGCAGCCGTAGGCGAGGAGGCTCAGCAACAACCGTCCGGAAAGCGTCCGCCTGAAACGGAGATCAGACGCCAAAATTCTAAATCCAAACAATTTAAGAATTTTTAACGAAATCACCAATTAGTATAGACTATTAATTTGAATGTGTTATACTAATTTCGAACAAAGGTGAATGACTTACTGAAAAGGTGGGAGATAACATGACAACAATCCGAAACACTTCAGAATTAAAAGAACTATTAATGAGCGAACGCGTGAATAAAAACCTTTCTGTACCTCAATTAGTGGAAAAAGTATTAATGAGAGAAGAAGGTACATTAACTTCTACCGGTGCTGTGAAAGCAGAAACCGGAACTTATACAGGCCGCTCACCTAAAGATAAATTTATTGTAGATGAGCCTTCTGTGCGCGACAAAATTGACTGGGGTAAAGTCAATCAGCCGATCTCTGAGGATTCATTTGACCGTTTATATACAAAAGTGCTGAATCACCTCGGTGAAAAAGAAGAAGTATTTGTGTTTGAAGGATTTGCAGGAGCTGACGCTGCTTCCCGCCTTCCGATCCGTGTCGTAAATGAGCGTGCATGGCATAACCTTTTTGCTCACCAGCTGTTTATCAGACCTGAAAAAGGTGAAGCCTGGACCAGCCAAAATGAGTCGCCATTTACAATTTTATCGGCTCCATCATTAAAAGCAGATCCTCAAACAGATGGAACGAATTC
This genomic window contains:
- a CDS encoding alpha/beta hydrolase translates to MWKWETDGIAHGVIVMIHGELEHHARYGWLIEMWRARGYHVVMGDLPGQGMVKRTERGHIDSFKEYETAVGQWIEAAMLFNLPIFILGQGLGGLIAVRMMYKKKYEIAGLMLSNPSFAYEHTPSKFSHLLSGSLNRLSPEHRFTFGFTVQDATRNEEIIELDLEDPIYVSRVSVRWYREMLFAMKQTLAEDSEFPDIPLLLMQSGQNKLVDTAVGKKWLLSHNLNEFQYKEWTQCYHELFNEPERDEVFHYAESFVKNRLRSIGYDL
- a CDS encoding LLM class flavin-dependent oxidoreductase, coding for MSLTLSILDQSSISEGGTAEQGLEQTVELAQLADRLGFKRFWVSEHHDTPTLAGSSPEVLIAHLAAKTERIKVGSGGVMLPHYSAYKVAENFKVLEGLTPGRIDVGIGRAPGGMPRASYALSDGKPRDVNRYPEQVAELLQYLHDDVPEDHPYGNIKATPVTQTVPDLWMLGSSPSSAALAAEMGVPYTFALFINGQGGPSYTQQYLRRFKPSKYYRKPKHSVAVFTICGETMGDAERIASSLDLSMVMLEQGMPSKGTPSPEKAMSYDYSHFERLRILENRKRMVIGDVDHVEKELHRLAEEYDTDEIMLTTIAYDFEDKLNSFKRIAERML
- a CDS encoding class I SAM-dependent methyltransferase; this translates as MNLDRILPYTRTLLERAVKPGEVVIDATVGNGNDTLFLARLVGEHGRVYGFDVQYEAIQETTTKLEEHELKNRVLLFNQGHETIEETLPPVHHGAVAGAIFNLGYLPGGDETIVTRPRTTIAAVEQCLSVMRSGGMMILVIYHGHPEGAVERDYLLRYCEKIDGLEAQVLRYQFINTQTPSPFILAIEKK
- a CDS encoding potassium/proton antiporter, which gives rise to MLIESFGNDSFILLTGLLLITGILVAKFSNKWGLPALVLFIVIGMAVGSDGLGIVYFDDARAAQLIGIFSLVIILFEGGMQTKWETVRAVALPSLSLATFGVIITSGIVGYAAYLIFDVTLLEGLLFGAIVGSTDAAAVFSVLKERNIKAKMGATLEAESGTNDPMAVFLTLSFIELILNENSSIWGLIPSFILQMGAGLALGLILGRIASFALNRIKLDSSGLYPIFSVSFALLTYSVTAIIGGSGFLAVYVAALIIGNNELTYRYSIFQFNEGFAWMSQILMFIILGLLVFPGELFSVNIVISGLILSVILIFIARPIAVFLSVAGMKYKMKERIFISWAGLRGAVPIVLATFPVVAGLENGQLFFNVVFFIVLTSTLLQGSTISYVAKKLDLVGPKKDTPHHSLELISIGKANAEMIQFHTNRDVEIVGKKLKDLEFPHQATISAIVRNDQLISPYGETQIKAGDFLYILVNTKHKDEVKRLLEEKKKKPQDAAGK
- a CDS encoding tetraprenyl-beta-curcumene synthase family protein, which encodes MAVPNEPLFLMNQVYRKVFPIVHRELYAWKQKALQIENEELRKQALDSLTDKAFHCEGGGILSLLALKGKRDAIEFIVAYQTISDYLDNLCDRSTSLDPEDFAALHQAMGDALTVGAVPGNYYQMRDDSENHYLAGLVTRCQEVLSRIPNYPLIKDELLYLSHIYCELQIHKHVAEEEREERLQQWFETHRSDFPEMEWFEFSACTGSTLGIFCLVSYALRPDFKPEYAAVIREGYFPYIQGLHILLDYFIDQEEDREEGDLNFCFYYKDPENLFKRLQHFVQEADRHTKKLPHSRFHMLINRGLLGVYLSDDKVNSQKKVRSLARKMIRSSGAVSFFFYINGRAYRNVMKVLSGSIYVKESRI
- a CDS encoding gamma carbonic anhydrase; translated protein: MILSYKGHTPSIDESVYISKTSTVSGDVKIGPESSVWPGAVIRGDVSPTRIGQKVNIQDLSMLHQSPNLPLIIEDEVTIGHQVTLHSCTIRKHALIGMGSIILDGAEIGEGAFIGAGSLVPPGKKIPAGMMAFGRPAKVVREVNEEDRADMQRIVREYAEKAQAYKEAEKLHAGDDV
- a CDS encoding TIGR01212 family radical SAM protein (This family includes YhcC from E. coli K-12, an uncharacterized radical SAM protein.), with amino-acid sequence MATENPFQYAADNKRYHTWNYHLRNHFGHKVFKVALDGGFDCPNRDGTVAHGGCTFCSAAGSGDFAGNRVDPLEVQFNEIKTRMHRKWKEGKYMAYFQAFTNTHAPVEVLREKYEKVLGFEDVVGLSIATRPDCLPDDVVDYLAELNERTYLWVELGLQTVHESTADMINRAHDFECYKEGVKKLRDRGIRVCSHIINGLPGEDRDMMMETAKAVADLDVQGIKIHLLHLLKGTPMVKQYEKGQLEFMSQEDYVELVCDQLEILPPEMIIHRITGDGPIELMVGPMWSVNKWEVLTGIDRALIERGSCQGSKYVSGVRS